A single window of Microbispora hainanensis DNA harbors:
- a CDS encoding YHS domain protein, with product MLFVELLVPKGMFDDWERRVLAGRLTARRLLSAGDGTTAAADPGVMDLLDSLSHVVVREEEVWVAGGTALDSPLDGSRAPCYVVNVIVGLWGKEMSEHLVSRITAELAEAEGRPEPNVVVNVISLPEGGYGLRGRVWRSSDFLALIEDSKTGPATDAPDGMVVDPVCGATLPLDEAVILERDGRTYGFCCPHCRGHFVRESSAAGAS from the coding sequence ATGTTGTTTGTCGAGTTGCTGGTGCCCAAGGGCATGTTCGACGACTGGGAGCGCCGGGTGCTCGCCGGGCGGCTCACCGCGCGGCGTCTGCTGTCGGCCGGGGACGGCACGACGGCGGCCGCGGACCCCGGCGTGATGGATCTGCTCGACTCGCTCTCCCATGTGGTGGTCCGCGAGGAGGAGGTCTGGGTCGCGGGCGGAACCGCGCTCGACAGCCCGCTCGACGGCTCTCGGGCCCCTTGTTATGTGGTGAACGTCATCGTCGGGCTGTGGGGCAAGGAGATGAGCGAGCACCTCGTCTCCCGGATAACCGCCGAACTCGCGGAGGCGGAGGGCCGCCCCGAGCCGAACGTCGTGGTGAACGTGATCAGCCTCCCGGAGGGCGGCTACGGCCTGCGCGGGCGGGTGTGGCGCTCCTCGGACTTCCTCGCGCTGATCGAGGACTCGAAGACCGGGCCCGCCACGGACGCGCCGGACGGCATGGTCGTCGACCCGGTCTGCGGCGCCACGCTGCCGCTGGACGAGGCGGTCATCCTGGAGCGCGACGGGCGGACCTACGGCTTCTGCTGTCCTCATTGCCGCGGGCACTTCGTCAGGGAGTCGAGCGCCGCGGGGGCGTCCTGA
- a CDS encoding DMT family transporter, with amino-acid sequence MTWVGVVIALVGALGYALGAALQQFEAVSEGATLALVRRPRWWIGGVIGFAGASLHAVALSVAPLVVVQPVSVATLVFAVPLAATLHGRRPRRAEIAGSIAVAVGLLGLMLLVPAHNVTPVLSDAHALELIGCVALVVAVVFTVARRLKGPAKALLMAVGAGAVTATVSTFVRVVGGGLQGDLGHLLHWFTLAIPVLLVCAVVLLQKSYAVGYFGIAYAGVQVVDPITSVTAGAVLLGESLPTEMSKAIPALLAAGLLIAGTITLGRLTPDHSKPVAAPAEPDRVGDPVVASEAA; translated from the coding sequence ATGACCTGGGTGGGAGTGGTGATCGCCCTCGTCGGCGCGCTGGGATACGCCCTGGGCGCGGCGCTGCAGCAGTTCGAAGCGGTGAGCGAGGGGGCGACCCTCGCCCTCGTCAGAAGGCCCCGCTGGTGGATCGGCGGGGTCATCGGTTTCGCCGGGGCGTCCCTGCACGCGGTGGCGCTCAGCGTCGCTCCGCTGGTCGTCGTCCAGCCCGTGAGCGTGGCGACCCTCGTGTTCGCGGTGCCGCTCGCCGCGACGCTGCACGGCAGACGCCCGCGCCGGGCCGAGATCGCCGGGTCGATCGCGGTGGCGGTCGGCCTGCTCGGGCTGATGCTGCTGGTCCCGGCGCACAACGTGACGCCGGTCCTGTCCGACGCGCACGCCCTGGAGCTGATCGGCTGCGTCGCCCTGGTGGTCGCCGTCGTGTTCACCGTGGCCCGCCGGCTCAAGGGCCCGGCCAAGGCGCTGCTGATGGCGGTCGGCGCGGGAGCGGTCACCGCCACCGTGTCCACCTTCGTGCGGGTCGTCGGCGGAGGGCTCCAAGGAGACCTCGGTCACCTGCTCCACTGGTTCACCCTGGCCATCCCGGTGCTGCTGGTCTGCGCCGTGGTGCTGCTCCAGAAGTCGTACGCCGTGGGCTACTTCGGCATCGCCTACGCGGGGGTCCAGGTCGTCGACCCCATCACCTCGGTGACCGCCGGAGCGGTGCTGCTGGGCGAGTCGCTGCCCACGGAAATGAGCAAGGCGATCCCCGCGCTGCTCGCGGCCGGGCTGCTGATCGCCGGGACGATCACGCTCGGCCGTCTCACTCCCGACCATTCCAAGCCCGTCGCCGCACCGGCCGAGCCGGACAGGGTCGGCGACCCGGTGGTCGCGTCCGAGGCCGCCTGA
- a CDS encoding TetR/AcrR family transcriptional regulator — MSSQRAVVVADAAIAILAERGMRGLTHRAVDEAAGLPPGSTSNHARTRAALLELTLARLTEREEAVFAAAMAPAGDMPEGVVEAARLADLLARTMHAAITVHRETTIARYELALEATRRPELREIYDDVGRRIREQVVAALAAAGSPDPVRHGRQMVAYIEGLLFDAIVGAGEVPTLDELGAAFRELLRVVSGR; from the coding sequence GTGAGCAGTCAGCGTGCGGTCGTCGTCGCGGACGCGGCCATCGCGATCCTGGCCGAGCGGGGGATGCGCGGCCTCACCCATCGGGCGGTGGACGAGGCCGCGGGGCTGCCGCCGGGCTCCACCTCCAACCACGCGCGTACGCGGGCGGCGCTGCTGGAGCTCACGCTGGCCCGGCTCACCGAGCGCGAGGAGGCCGTGTTCGCCGCCGCGATGGCGCCCGCCGGGGACATGCCCGAAGGCGTGGTCGAGGCGGCCCGGCTGGCGGATCTGCTGGCGCGGACGATGCACGCGGCGATCACCGTGCACCGCGAGACCACGATCGCGCGATACGAGCTTGCGCTGGAGGCGACCCGGCGCCCCGAGCTGCGGGAGATATACGACGACGTGGGACGCCGGATCCGGGAGCAGGTCGTCGCGGCGCTGGCCGCCGCCGGCTCGCCCGATCCGGTGCGGCACGGCCGGCAGATGGTCGCCTACATCGAAGGGCTGCTGTTCGACGCGATCGTGGGGGCGGGGGAGGTGCCGACCCTCGACGAGCTCGGCGCCGCCTTCCGGGAGCTGCTCCGCGTCGTCTCGGGCAGGTGA
- a CDS encoding VOC family protein encodes MTTKAKLIAVTLDCAEPKKLAEFYSQITGFPVQYAEDEYAGIGDGATSIFFQRVPDRKAPSWPGPDKQFHLDFRVPDVAKAVEEYIALGATKPEFQPGDWVVLADPEGHLFCVCPERS; translated from the coding sequence ATGACAACGAAAGCGAAGCTCATCGCCGTGACCCTCGACTGCGCCGAGCCGAAGAAGCTCGCCGAGTTCTACTCGCAGATCACCGGATTCCCCGTGCAGTACGCCGAGGACGAGTACGCCGGGATCGGCGACGGCGCGACGAGCATCTTCTTCCAGCGCGTGCCCGACCGGAAGGCACCCTCCTGGCCCGGGCCGGACAAGCAGTTCCATCTCGACTTCCGGGTGCCCGACGTCGCCAAGGCGGTGGAGGAGTACATCGCTCTCGGAGCGACCAAGCCGGAGTTCCAGCCGGGTGACTGGGTGGTGCTCGCCGACCCGGAGGGCCACCTTTTCTGCGTGTGCCCCGAGAGGTCCTGA
- the secA2 gene encoding accessory Sec system translocase SecA2 — translation MARVGEWIRRFLDKPGSVDLAPFQRIVAEAGELESEVARRADLRPATADPGWVGSADFCAVMREAARRSLGQRPYDVQLVGMLAMLDGHVVQMATGEGKTLVGALTAAGFALRGVRVHAVSVNDYLAGRDAEWMGPLYETLGLTAGWIAETSSPEERRAAYACDVTYGAVSELGFDVLRDRLRTDPAELVVPAPEVALVDEADSVLVDEARVPLVLAGAADPGTALPEMAALVRRLSRGYHYTIDEEGRSVFLTPKGTDTVEKALGIDLYEHPGVVTQVNLALHAHALLTRDVDYIVRDGRVHLINTSRGRVAVLQRWPDGLQAAVEAKEHLPASETGEILDSLTVQSLIRRYPRVCGMTGTAIAVAEQLREFYDLRVAVIPPNKPCVRVDEPDRIFATLEDKERALLEEIETRHATGQPILVGTLDVAESERLAEALKAKGLDAAVLNAKNDAEEAQIIAKAGRRDAITVSTQMAGRGTDIRLGAGDPDEEREVAALGGLYVIGTGRHESSRLDDQLRGRAGRQGDPGGSVFFVSGEDTLLTAYAPDQSLPAAGRDGLVRDPNAAALVAHAQRVAEGVNLEIHRNTWRYTRLQERQRAEVLERRDRVLYGDTGARALEQARPERYRELCEAAGEEAVERAARQIVLYHLDRCWTEHLGFLADLREGIHLRALGRLNPLDEFNREAVPAYREMLDEVERRSTETFEKADVTRDLAEQGLKRPTATWTYLVQDNPFGSEWDRVLKRVAGALKRRKR, via the coding sequence GTGGCACGGGTAGGCGAATGGATCAGGCGGTTTCTGGACAAACCAGGAAGCGTCGATCTGGCCCCCTTCCAGCGGATCGTGGCCGAGGCGGGCGAGCTGGAGAGCGAGGTCGCCCGGCGCGCCGACCTTCGCCCCGCCACCGCCGATCCCGGCTGGGTCGGCTCCGCCGACTTCTGCGCGGTGATGCGCGAGGCCGCCCGCCGGTCGCTCGGCCAGCGGCCGTACGACGTGCAGCTCGTGGGCATGCTCGCCATGCTCGACGGCCATGTCGTGCAGATGGCCACCGGCGAGGGCAAGACGCTCGTCGGCGCGCTGACGGCGGCCGGGTTCGCGCTGCGCGGCGTCCGGGTCCACGCGGTCTCGGTCAACGACTACCTCGCCGGCCGCGACGCCGAGTGGATGGGCCCGCTCTACGAGACGCTCGGCCTCACGGCCGGGTGGATCGCCGAGACCTCCTCTCCCGAGGAGCGCAGGGCGGCCTACGCCTGCGACGTCACGTACGGCGCCGTCAGCGAGCTGGGGTTCGACGTGCTGCGCGACCGCCTGCGCACCGACCCGGCCGAGCTGGTCGTGCCCGCCCCCGAGGTCGCCCTGGTCGACGAGGCCGACTCGGTGCTGGTGGACGAGGCCCGCGTGCCGCTCGTGCTGGCCGGCGCGGCCGACCCCGGCACGGCGCTGCCCGAGATGGCGGCGCTCGTACGGCGGCTGTCGCGCGGCTACCACTACACGATCGACGAGGAGGGGCGCAGCGTCTTCCTCACCCCCAAGGGCACCGACACGGTCGAGAAGGCCCTCGGGATCGATCTCTACGAGCATCCCGGCGTCGTGACGCAGGTCAACCTCGCCCTGCACGCCCACGCGCTGCTGACCAGGGACGTCGACTACATCGTGAGGGACGGCCGGGTCCACCTGATCAACACCTCGCGCGGCCGGGTCGCGGTGCTGCAGCGCTGGCCGGACGGGCTGCAGGCGGCCGTCGAGGCCAAGGAGCACCTGCCGGCGTCGGAGACGGGCGAGATCCTCGACTCGCTCACCGTGCAGAGCCTCATCCGCCGCTACCCGCGCGTGTGCGGCATGACCGGCACCGCCATCGCCGTCGCCGAGCAGCTGCGCGAGTTCTACGACCTCAGGGTCGCGGTCATCCCGCCCAACAAGCCGTGCGTACGGGTGGACGAGCCCGACCGGATCTTCGCCACGCTGGAGGACAAGGAGCGGGCGCTGCTGGAGGAGATCGAGACCCGGCACGCCACCGGGCAGCCGATCCTCGTCGGCACGCTCGACGTCGCCGAGTCCGAGCGCCTGGCCGAGGCGCTGAAGGCCAAGGGGCTGGACGCGGCCGTGCTCAACGCGAAGAACGACGCCGAGGAGGCGCAGATCATCGCGAAGGCCGGCCGGCGCGACGCGATCACGGTCTCCACGCAGATGGCCGGGCGCGGCACCGACATCCGGCTCGGCGCGGGCGACCCGGACGAGGAGCGGGAGGTCGCCGCGCTCGGCGGGCTCTACGTCATCGGCACCGGCAGACACGAGAGCAGCAGGCTGGACGACCAGTTGCGGGGCCGCGCCGGACGGCAGGGCGATCCCGGCGGCTCGGTGTTCTTCGTCAGCGGGGAGGACACGCTCCTCACCGCGTACGCGCCGGACCAGTCGCTGCCCGCGGCCGGTCGCGACGGCCTGGTGCGGGACCCGAACGCCGCCGCCCTGGTGGCGCACGCCCAGCGCGTGGCGGAGGGCGTCAACCTGGAGATCCACCGCAACACCTGGCGCTACACGCGGCTGCAGGAGCGCCAGCGGGCGGAGGTGCTGGAGCGGCGCGACCGCGTCCTGTACGGCGACACCGGGGCGCGGGCCCTGGAGCAGGCCCGCCCGGAGCGCTACCGCGAGCTGTGCGAGGCGGCGGGCGAGGAGGCGGTCGAGCGGGCGGCCCGGCAGATCGTGCTGTATCACCTCGACCGCTGCTGGACCGAGCACCTCGGCTTCCTCGCCGACCTCCGCGAGGGCATCCACCTGCGGGCCCTCGGGCGATTGAACCCGCTCGACGAGTTCAACCGCGAGGCCGTTCCGGCCTACCGGGAGATGCTCGACGAGGTCGAGCGGCGGTCCACGGAGACCTTCGAGAAGGCCGACGTCACCCGGGACCTCGCGGAGCAGGGTCTCAAGCGGCCCACGGCCACCTGGACCTATCTGGTGCAGGACAATCCGTTCGGCTCGGAGTGGGACCGCGTGCTCAAGCGCGTGGCCGGAGCGCTCAAGCGCCGCAAGCGGTGA
- a CDS encoding lanthionine synthetase LanC family protein, giving the protein MSAWPRETPVTAAVTAARWVRSAAVDDDLGRRWRANPDPRGRSAGAGDASSLYAGAAGVVLFFLELAAATGHEAYLEDALAGARRLAVTWPEQRDPTFYHGLAGLVFAMAETGWATGDEEVFGAARAAADRLVRDARPLGDGIGWTGDPAQRGDGGIVLALLHAAGILGVPAYEEVAIEAGHRIAALAVPGHRFGGDAIPDLPVDAVTPGFLSGTAGTAFLLARLYGVTRDERFLEAARRGAGFVRAVSVVTDRCALVPHHIPQGRRLHYLGFCSGSAGVARMFYELHRVTGDPGDLDWVERLAHGIMQSGVPGARPPGHWDVACLCCGTAGLIECFVGLYAATGHEPYLGFARTLAIDLIGRATAGDEAGFRWYQAYRRLRPGEVTADTGYMVGAAGIGTALLHLDATERAATPRRLILLPDNPFPAIPIPAAVLRGDQA; this is encoded by the coding sequence ATGAGCGCCTGGCCCCGCGAGACACCGGTCACCGCCGCCGTCACGGCCGCGCGCTGGGTGCGGTCGGCGGCGGTGGACGACGACCTCGGACGGCGCTGGCGGGCCAACCCCGATCCCCGGGGGCGGTCGGCCGGAGCCGGTGACGCCTCGTCTCTCTACGCCGGCGCGGCCGGCGTCGTGCTGTTCTTCCTCGAACTCGCCGCCGCCACCGGTCACGAGGCCTACCTGGAGGACGCGCTCGCGGGCGCCCGCAGGCTGGCCGTCACCTGGCCGGAGCAGCGCGACCCGACCTTCTACCACGGGCTCGCCGGTCTGGTCTTCGCCATGGCGGAGACGGGGTGGGCGACGGGCGACGAGGAGGTCTTCGGGGCGGCCCGCGCCGCCGCCGACCGCCTCGTCCGCGACGCCCGCCCGCTCGGCGACGGCATCGGCTGGACCGGTGACCCGGCGCAGCGCGGCGACGGCGGGATCGTGCTCGCGCTGCTGCACGCGGCCGGCATCCTCGGCGTCCCGGCCTACGAGGAGGTGGCGATCGAGGCGGGGCACCGCATCGCGGCGCTCGCCGTCCCGGGGCACCGCTTCGGCGGCGACGCCATCCCCGACCTGCCCGTGGACGCCGTCACGCCCGGGTTCCTGTCCGGCACGGCGGGCACCGCTTTCCTGCTCGCCCGCCTGTACGGCGTGACCCGCGACGAGCGCTTCCTCGAGGCGGCCCGGAGGGGGGCAGGATTCGTCCGCGCGGTCAGCGTGGTCACCGACAGATGCGCGCTCGTGCCGCACCACATCCCGCAGGGGCGGCGGCTCCACTACCTCGGCTTCTGCTCCGGCTCCGCCGGGGTGGCCCGCATGTTCTACGAGCTGCACCGGGTCACCGGAGACCCGGGCGATCTCGACTGGGTGGAGCGGCTCGCGCACGGGATCATGCAGAGCGGCGTGCCCGGGGCCCGGCCCCCGGGGCACTGGGACGTCGCCTGCCTGTGCTGCGGCACCGCCGGGCTGATCGAGTGTTTCGTCGGCCTGTACGCCGCCACGGGGCACGAGCCGTACCTCGGCTTCGCGCGCACGCTCGCGATCGACCTGATCGGGCGCGCGACCGCGGGCGACGAGGCCGGTTTCCGCTGGTATCAGGCATATCGGCGGCTGCGGCCCGGAGAGGTCACGGCCGACACCGGTTACATGGTGGGAGCCGCGGGCATCGGCACCGCCCTGCTGCACCTGGACGCCACGGAGCGCGCCGCCACGCCGCGCCGGCTGATCCTGCTGCCGGACAACCCCTTCCCGGCCATCCCGATCCCGGCCGCCGTCCTGCGCGGCGACCAGGCATAG
- a CDS encoding dihydrofolate reductase family protein: MPTAPACWPPGNKSPGACRSGAGRTTYEQFAGYWPKQPPNPFSEALARARKYVASTTLAEPLAWENSVLLGGDAADAVRRLKEELPENLVVFGSGVLVRSLLPLDLVDTLVLLVYPLVLGSGRRLFPDAGSDLGSDLGSGSDLGSGSDLGSGSDLGSGLRDFRLVESAATGTGVVITVYQPA; the protein is encoded by the coding sequence CTGCCCACCGCGCCCGCCTGTTGGCCGCCCGGAAATAAGTCCCCCGGCGCGTGTCGATCCGGGGCCGGGCGGACGACCTACGAGCAGTTCGCGGGCTACTGGCCCAAGCAGCCGCCGAACCCGTTCAGCGAGGCTCTCGCCCGCGCCCGGAAATACGTGGCGTCCACCACCCTGGCCGAACCCCTCGCCTGGGAGAACTCCGTGCTCCTCGGAGGTGACGCAGCCGACGCGGTGCGCCGCCTGAAGGAGGAGCTGCCGGAGAACCTGGTGGTGTTCGGCAGCGGGGTTCTGGTGCGGTCGCTGCTGCCGCTCGACCTCGTCGACACGCTGGTCCTTCTGGTCTACCCGCTCGTGCTCGGCTCCGGCCGCCGGCTGTTCCCTGACGCTGGCTCGGACCTGGGCTCGGACCTGGGCTCGGGCTCGGACCTGGGCTCGGGCTCGGACCTGGGCTCGGGCTCGGACCTGGGCTCGGGCCTGCGGGACTTCCGGCTGGTCGAGTCGGCGGCGACCGGGACGGGAGTGGTCATCACCGTCTACCAGCCCGCCTGA
- a CDS encoding FAD-dependent monooxygenase, with amino-acid sequence MAHAVVIGAGIGGLTAALALAHKGWEVTILERAPSIEPVGAGLAVAPNALRALDVIGVGDEVRKLSAIQGQSGVRLPDGRWLARTIAEDAAARYGDPIVLLTRSALVGILAGRLPHRALRVNTPVESVDPATGRVVVAGTAEAFEADLVVAADGIRSRIRSALFPGHPAPVYAGVTSWRAIVPLPGVTGASETWGRGLIFGVMPLAGGQVYCYATATVPPGLRAADERDELLRLFGRWHDPIPALLEAADPAAVLRHDIHSLDVPLPALHRGRIALLGDAAHPMTPNLGQGACQAMEDAVVLADRVSPGGDPAAGPATGLPAGLSAGLAAGLSAGLSAGLSAGLAAGLAAYSRERLARTTPIVRRSRAICRLTRWRNPLAVALRDGAMRAAGWLGPNVALRQGDEIFAWTP; translated from the coding sequence ATGGCACACGCGGTGGTGATCGGGGCGGGCATCGGCGGGCTGACGGCGGCCCTTGCACTGGCGCACAAGGGCTGGGAGGTGACGATCCTGGAACGGGCCCCCTCGATCGAGCCGGTGGGCGCGGGGCTGGCGGTCGCACCCAACGCGCTGCGGGCGCTCGACGTGATCGGGGTCGGCGACGAGGTGCGGAAGCTGTCCGCCATCCAGGGGCAGAGCGGCGTCCGGCTGCCGGACGGCCGATGGCTGGCACGGACCATCGCCGAGGACGCCGCCGCCCGATATGGCGACCCCATCGTGCTGCTCACCCGCTCGGCCCTGGTCGGCATCCTCGCCGGACGCCTGCCGCACCGCGCCCTGCGGGTGAACACCCCGGTCGAGTCCGTCGACCCCGCGACCGGCCGCGTCGTCGTGGCCGGAACGGCGGAGGCGTTCGAGGCCGACCTCGTCGTGGCGGCCGACGGGATCCGTTCCCGGATCCGTTCCGCTCTGTTCCCCGGGCATCCCGCACCGGTCTACGCGGGCGTGACGAGCTGGCGGGCGATCGTGCCGCTGCCCGGCGTGACGGGAGCCTCCGAAACATGGGGACGCGGGCTCATCTTCGGGGTCATGCCGCTCGCGGGTGGCCAGGTGTACTGCTACGCGACCGCGACGGTGCCGCCGGGCCTGCGCGCGGCGGACGAGAGGGACGAGCTGCTCCGGTTGTTCGGCCGCTGGCACGACCCGATCCCGGCACTGCTGGAGGCGGCCGACCCCGCGGCCGTGCTCCGCCACGACATCCACAGCCTCGACGTCCCGCTGCCCGCCCTCCACAGGGGACGGATCGCGCTGCTGGGCGACGCCGCCCATCCCATGACCCCCAACCTCGGGCAGGGAGCCTGCCAGGCCATGGAGGACGCCGTCGTACTCGCCGATCGGGTCTCCCCCGGCGGCGACCCGGCCGCGGGGCCTGCCACGGGACTGCCCGCAGGGTTGTCCGCGGGGTTGGCCGCGGGGTTGTCCGCGGGATTGTCCGCGGGATTGTCCGCGGGATTGGCGGCGGGATTGGCCGCTTACAGCCGGGAACGGCTGGCGCGGACGACGCCGATCGTGCGGCGGTCGCGGGCGATCTGCCGGCTCACCCGGTGGCGCAACCCGCTGGCCGTGGCCCTGCGCGACGGCGCGATGCGGGCGGCGGGCTGGTTGGGGCCCAACGTCGCGCTGCGTCAGGGCGACGAGATCTTCGCCTGGACGCCCTGA
- a CDS encoding cellulose binding domain-containing protein, producing the protein MRRRGAILTALGLLAAGGLTFGNPPAAQAAVACTVTYTANQWPGGMSANLSIQNLGDALSDWTLTFTFPDSGQRVTQGWSADWTQSGGNVTARAMDWNRSLPTGGSASIGFNGSWSGSNPAPTDFKINGVACNGTPQSPSPSPSLSPSAPPSPSPSPSPSPSPSPSRPPSPSPSPSLSPSTSPSPSTGAAPKLKVSGNRIVNAATGTPYRLLGVNRSGGEFMCVQARGIWDGPVDNAAIDAMKAWNVRAVRVPLNEECWLGLSNIPSAYGGAAYQNEVKSYVDRLVAKGITPIVEMHWNYGQYTGNSSGCSDVHASCQKPMPDAQYAPQFWTGVANAFKGRDEVVFDLFNEPYPERATGSASSGWACWRDGGTCSGIPYQVAGFQSLVNAVRATGATNIIMLGGLAYSNDLSQWLQYKPTDPQGNLAAAWHVYNFNSCVSTSCWDGQLAPVAAQVPLVAGEIGENTCSHGFIDQVMNWFDAKGASYLGWTWNTWDCSTGPSLISDYNGTPTGFGAGLRARLLSS; encoded by the coding sequence ATGCGACGGAGAGGCGCGATCCTCACCGCACTGGGGCTGCTGGCCGCAGGCGGACTCACCTTCGGCAACCCGCCGGCGGCCCAGGCCGCCGTGGCGTGCACGGTCACCTACACGGCCAATCAGTGGCCGGGTGGCATGTCCGCCAACCTGAGCATCCAGAACCTGGGCGACGCCCTGAGCGACTGGACGCTCACGTTCACGTTCCCCGACAGCGGCCAGAGGGTCACCCAGGGCTGGTCGGCCGACTGGACCCAGTCCGGCGGCAACGTGACCGCGAGGGCCATGGACTGGAACAGGTCCCTGCCCACCGGCGGCTCGGCGAGCATCGGATTCAACGGATCCTGGTCCGGGAGCAACCCGGCGCCGACCGACTTCAAGATCAACGGCGTCGCCTGCAACGGAACCCCGCAGTCGCCCTCGCCCTCACCGTCGCTGTCGCCGTCCGCGCCGCCCTCCCCCTCGCCGTCGCCCTCCCCCTCGCCCTCGCCGTCGCCCTCGCGCCCGCCGAGCCCGTCCCCGTCCCCGTCGCTCTCGCCGTCGACGTCGCCCAGCCCCTCCACGGGAGCGGCGCCGAAGCTGAAGGTGTCGGGCAACAGGATCGTGAACGCCGCGACCGGCACGCCGTACCGGCTGCTGGGCGTCAACCGGTCGGGCGGCGAGTTCATGTGCGTGCAGGCCCGCGGCATCTGGGACGGCCCGGTCGACAACGCGGCGATCGACGCGATGAAGGCGTGGAACGTCCGGGCGGTCCGCGTCCCGCTGAACGAGGAGTGCTGGCTCGGCCTGAGCAACATCCCGTCCGCGTACGGCGGCGCCGCCTACCAGAACGAGGTCAAGTCGTACGTCGACCGGCTGGTCGCCAAGGGCATCACCCCGATCGTCGAGATGCACTGGAACTACGGGCAGTACACCGGCAACTCCTCGGGCTGCTCCGACGTCCACGCCTCCTGCCAGAAGCCGATGCCGGACGCGCAGTACGCCCCGCAGTTCTGGACGGGGGTGGCGAACGCGTTCAAGGGGCGTGACGAGGTCGTGTTCGACCTGTTCAACGAGCCCTATCCGGAGCGTGCGACCGGCAGCGCCTCCTCCGGGTGGGCCTGCTGGCGCGACGGCGGCACCTGCTCCGGCATCCCCTACCAGGTGGCGGGCTTCCAGTCGCTGGTGAACGCGGTGCGGGCCACCGGCGCGACCAACATCATCATGCTCGGCGGCCTGGCCTACTCCAACGACCTGTCCCAATGGCTGCAGTACAAGCCCACGGACCCGCAGGGCAACCTGGCCGCCGCGTGGCACGTGTACAACTTCAACTCCTGCGTGAGCACCTCGTGCTGGGACGGTCAGCTCGCTCCGGTGGCCGCCCAGGTCCCGCTGGTGGCGGGGGAGATCGGTGAGAACACCTGCTCGCACGGCTTCATCGACCAGGTCATGAACTGGTTCGACGCGAAGGGTGCGTCCTATCTGGGCTGGACCTGGAACACCTGGGACTGCTCCACCGGGCCGTCCCTGATCAGCGACTACAACGGCACTCCGACAGGCTTCGGAGCCGGGCTGCGGGCTCGCCTGCTGTCGTCCTGA